The Rhodospirillales bacterium genome has a segment encoding these proteins:
- a CDS encoding TIGR00730 family Rossman fold protein has translation MAKIDSVCVFCGSKFGNDPTWARAADRLGVLLAEAGIRLVYGGGRIGLMGVVAQSVMRAGGRVSGVIPDFMIKLEVADTGITDLVVVDSMHERKRRMFELADGFVILPGGLGTLDETFEIVTWKQLRQHSKPIVVLNVNGYWSPFADLVRAIVAGGFAHPAVADLFTLVETPEAVLPALRAAPAVDERVLTSHL, from the coding sequence GTGGCTAAAATCGACAGCGTATGCGTATTTTGCGGTTCCAAGTTCGGCAACGATCCGACTTGGGCTCGCGCCGCCGACCGGCTCGGCGTTCTACTCGCGGAGGCCGGCATTCGTCTCGTCTACGGCGGCGGCCGAATCGGCCTGATGGGCGTGGTCGCCCAGTCCGTTATGCGCGCGGGCGGGCGGGTCAGCGGCGTGATTCCCGATTTCATGATCAAGCTCGAGGTTGCCGACACCGGCATCACCGACCTGGTGGTGGTCGATTCGATGCACGAGCGCAAGCGCCGCATGTTCGAGCTTGCGGATGGATTTGTCATTCTGCCGGGCGGGCTCGGCACCCTCGACGAAACTTTCGAGATCGTCACCTGGAAGCAGCTGCGCCAGCACTCGAAGCCGATCGTCGTGCTCAACGTCAATGGTTACTGGTCGCCTTTCGCCGACTTGGTTCGGGCGATCGTCGCGGGTGGGTTCGCCCACCCCGCCGTCGCCGACCTGTTCACCCTGGTCGAAACGCCCGAGGCCGTCCTGCCCGCGCTCCGCGCCGCGCCGGCGGTGGACGAACGGGTCTTGACCAGCCACCTCTGA
- a CDS encoding NADP-dependent isocitrate dehydrogenase, with the protein MAKIKVKNPVVELDGDEMTRIIWAFIKEKLILPYLDVDLKYYDLGIEYRDKTEDKVTVEAAEAIKKYRVGVKCATITPDEARVKEFNLKKMWKSPNGTIRNIVGGTIFRQPIVCKNVPRLVPGWTQPIVIGRHAFGDQYRATDFVVPGKGKLTIRFEPAGGGPAIEHEVFNFPDGGVALAMYNLDDSIRGFARSCMNYALSLGWPLYLSTKNTILKAYDGRFKDLFQEVFDKEFAAQFKAKNIVYEHRLIDDMVASALKWSGAFVWACKNYDGDVQSDTVAQGFGSLGLMTSVLMTPDGQTVEAEAAHGTVTRHYREHQKGRETSTNPIASIFAWTRGLAYRGQFDGTPDVTRFAETLEKVCVATVESGVMTKDLAILIGPDQPWLTTRQFLDAIDQNLKKAMG; encoded by the coding sequence ATGGCGAAAATCAAGGTCAAGAATCCGGTCGTCGAACTCGACGGCGACGAAATGACGCGCATCATCTGGGCGTTCATCAAGGAAAAATTGATTCTCCCTTATCTCGACGTGGACCTGAAGTACTACGACCTCGGCATCGAATACCGCGACAAGACCGAGGACAAGGTCACGGTCGAAGCCGCCGAGGCGATCAAAAAGTACCGCGTTGGCGTCAAGTGCGCGACCATCACCCCCGACGAAGCCCGGGTCAAGGAATTCAACCTCAAGAAAATGTGGAAGTCACCCAACGGGACCATCCGCAACATTGTCGGCGGCACTATCTTCCGTCAGCCGATCGTGTGCAAGAACGTGCCGCGTCTGGTGCCGGGCTGGACCCAGCCGATCGTCATCGGCCGTCACGCCTTCGGCGACCAGTACCGTGCGACCGACTTCGTCGTGCCGGGCAAGGGCAAGCTCACCATCCGTTTCGAGCCGGCGGGGGGCGGTCCGGCGATCGAACACGAGGTGTTCAACTTTCCCGATGGCGGCGTCGCACTTGCCATGTACAACCTTGACGATTCGATCCGCGGCTTCGCGCGGAGCTGTATGAACTACGCGCTTTCGCTCGGCTGGCCGCTTTATCTTTCGACCAAGAACACGATTTTGAAAGCCTACGACGGGCGCTTTAAGGACCTGTTCCAAGAGGTGTTCGATAAGGAATTCGCCGCCCAGTTCAAGGCCAAGAACATCGTCTACGAGCACCGCCTGATCGACGACATGGTGGCGAGCGCGCTCAAGTGGTCGGGCGCGTTCGTGTGGGCGTGCAAGAACTACGACGGCGACGTCCAGTCGGACACGGTGGCACAAGGCTTCGGCTCGCTCGGCCTGATGACCTCGGTGCTGATGACCCCCGATGGCCAGACGGTGGAAGCCGAAGCCGCGCACGGCACCGTGACCCGCCACTACCGCGAGCACCAGAAAGGGCGCGAGACCTCGACCAACCCGATCGCCTCGATTTTCGCCTGGACGCGCGGCCTTGCCTATCGCGGCCAGTTCGACGGCACGCCCGACGTCACCCGTTTCGCCGAGACGTTGGAAAAGGTCTGCGTCGCGACGGTCGAGTCGGGCGTGATGACCAAGGACCTTGCCATCCTGATCGGACCGGACCAGCCCTGGCTCACCACCCGCCAGTTCCTGGACGCGATCGACCAGAACCTGAAAAAGGCCATGGGCTGA
- a CDS encoding 50S ribosomal protein L28, with the protein MTRRCSMTGKRAQVGHNVSHANNRTKRRFRPNLQTVSLLSDVLGQTVRVRLSVSGLRTVEKRGGLDAYLLGARAETLDADGLRLKRRVKKALARKVPAQPAA; encoded by the coding sequence ATGACCCGCCGTTGTTCCATGACCGGCAAGCGCGCCCAAGTCGGCCACAACGTCAGCCACGCCAACAACCGCACCAAGCGCCGGTTCCGGCCCAACCTGCAGACGGTATCGCTGTTGAGCGACGTCCTCGGCCAGACGGTGCGGGTGCGGCTCTCGGTCAGCGGCCTGCGCACGGTCGAGAAGCGGGGCGGGTTGGATGCTTATCTGCTCGGCGCCCGCGCGGAAACTTTGGATGCCGACGGCCTCCGACTCAAGCGCCGGGTCAAGAAAGCCCTCGCGCGCAAGGTGCCGGCGCAGCCAGCGGCCTGA
- a CDS encoding DUF1272 domain-containing protein, with product MLELRPNCECCDKDLPPDSTEALICSYECTFCRTCAETKLGGRCPNCGGGLVSRPIRPAERLAKHPPSTKRVFKPAGCASAA from the coding sequence ATGCTTGAATTGAGGCCCAATTGCGAGTGTTGCGACAAGGATCTACCGCCTGACTCGACCGAGGCGCTCATCTGCTCCTACGAATGCACGTTCTGCCGGACGTGCGCCGAAACGAAGCTCGGCGGACGCTGCCCTAACTGCGGTGGCGGGCTCGTGAGCCGCCCGATACGGCCGGCCGAGCGATTGGCCAAACATCCGCCCTCGACCAAGCGCGTTTTCAAGCCTGCGGGATGTGCATCGGCGGCTTAG
- the cobT gene encoding cobaltochelatase subunit CobT has product MAGAEDPGDLAKRVTAAAFKAVADRKDLTVTYVQGAAGVAADGARLPAPQGRVDEAAFERMRGVADSLAVRVRYHDDTLHRRRQPQNRDARDVFDAVEQVRCEVVGGRDFSGIRRNLARHFEERCRARGYGGVTERHETMLADAVALIARERLSGQPLPEIARAMAEEWRGWLESRAGAEMTRLARTAGDQGAFAAAALDLLRALKLLKDQDSGADEDEDNDDQAETSEGESEPDSTSESRESEGSMASDTGESESEAATEAAASGLEEDALPGQGDEEPAGPSSRETRWPSNAPQASAYKAFTTAHDEVVDAVSLCDPGELARLRHQLDQQLSHLQGIVAKLANRLQRRLMAKQTRSWEFDLEEGLLDSGRLARVVIDPVHPLSFKRERDTDFRDTVVSLLIDNSGSMRGRPITIAAISADILARTLERCGVKVEILGFTTRAWKGGQSRESWVARGKPKNPGRLNDLRHIVYKSADAPWRRARPQLGLMLREGLLKENIDGEALLWAHSRLMARSEQRRILMVISDGAPVDDATLSANPGNYLERHLREVIHWIETRSSVELIAIGIGHDVTRYYRRAVTLLDAEELGGTMMQALADLFDEETASDLRRAGTKTSGPRARMTTH; this is encoded by the coding sequence ATGGCCGGCGCCGAAGATCCGGGCGATCTGGCGAAGCGGGTGACGGCGGCCGCATTCAAGGCGGTGGCCGACCGCAAGGACCTGACCGTTACCTACGTCCAGGGAGCGGCCGGAGTCGCCGCCGACGGCGCGCGCCTGCCGGCGCCGCAGGGCCGCGTGGATGAGGCGGCGTTCGAGCGGATGCGCGGTGTGGCGGATTCGCTCGCGGTCCGCGTCCGCTACCACGACGACACCCTGCATCGCCGCCGCCAGCCCCAGAACCGCGATGCTCGCGACGTGTTCGACGCGGTCGAGCAGGTCCGCTGCGAGGTGGTGGGCGGGCGCGACTTTTCCGGCATACGCCGCAACCTCGCCCGTCATTTCGAAGAACGCTGCCGCGCACGCGGCTACGGCGGCGTGACCGAGCGCCACGAAACCATGCTTGCCGACGCCGTCGCACTGATCGCGCGCGAGCGCCTGAGCGGCCAGCCGCTGCCGGAGATCGCCCGCGCCATGGCCGAGGAATGGCGCGGCTGGCTCGAATCCCGCGCCGGAGCGGAAATGACGCGACTCGCGCGCACGGCCGGCGATCAGGGCGCGTTTGCCGCCGCCGCCCTCGACCTGTTGCGCGCTCTCAAACTGCTCAAGGACCAGGATTCCGGGGCCGACGAAGACGAAGACAACGACGACCAAGCCGAGACCAGCGAAGGTGAATCCGAACCCGACTCCACGAGCGAATCCCGCGAATCCGAGGGCTCGATGGCCAGCGACACCGGCGAAAGCGAAAGCGAGGCCGCCACCGAGGCCGCCGCCAGCGGGCTGGAAGAGGACGCGCTGCCCGGCCAGGGCGACGAGGAGCCAGCGGGACCGTCCTCGCGCGAGACGCGCTGGCCCTCGAACGCGCCGCAAGCGTCGGCCTACAAAGCCTTCACCACCGCCCACGACGAAGTGGTCGATGCGGTGAGCTTGTGCGATCCGGGCGAACTGGCCAGGCTCCGCCATCAGCTCGACCAGCAGCTTTCGCACCTTCAGGGCATTGTCGCCAAGCTCGCCAACCGCCTGCAACGTCGCCTGATGGCGAAGCAGACCCGCAGCTGGGAATTCGACTTGGAGGAAGGGTTGCTCGATTCCGGGCGACTCGCGCGCGTGGTGATCGATCCGGTGCACCCCTTGAGTTTCAAGCGCGAGCGTGACACCGATTTTCGCGACACCGTGGTTTCGCTCCTGATCGACAATTCGGGCTCGATGCGCGGCCGGCCGATCACGATCGCCGCCATTAGCGCCGACATCCTCGCGCGAACGTTGGAGCGTTGCGGCGTCAAAGTCGAGATTCTCGGTTTCACCACGCGCGCCTGGAAGGGCGGCCAGTCGCGCGAAAGCTGGGTCGCGCGCGGCAAGCCGAAGAACCCCGGCCGCCTCAACGATCTCCGTCACATCGTCTATAAGTCGGCCGATGCGCCCTGGCGTCGGGCGCGCCCGCAACTCGGGCTGATGCTGCGCGAAGGCCTGCTCAAGGAGAACATCGACGGCGAGGCGCTGCTGTGGGCCCATTCCCGCCTGATGGCGCGATCGGAGCAGCGGCGGATCCTGATGGTGATCTCCGACGGTGCGCCGGTCGACGACGCGACCCTTTCGGCCAATCCCGGCAATTACCTGGAGCGGCATCTGCGCGAAGTCATCCATTGGATCGAAACTCGCTCGTCGGTCGAGTTGATTGCCATCGGCATCGGCCACGACGTGACGCGCTATTATCGCCGCGCGGTGACCCTGCTGGATGCCGAGGAACTGGGCGGCACCATGATGCAGGCGCTCGCCGATCTGTTCGATGAGGAAACGGCCTCCGACCTGCGCCGCGCCGGCACCAAGACAAGTGGGCCGCGCGCCCGAATGACGACCCATTGA
- the cobS gene encoding cobaltochelatase subunit CobS, whose product MPTPAADSAPARSLQAPDIKLSVRQVFGIDTDMEVPAFSTREDHVPDLDEAYRFDRDTTMAILAGFAFNRRVMIQGYHGTGKSTHIEQVAARLNWPCVRVNLDSHISRIDLIGKDAIVLRDGQQVTEFREGILPWALSNPTALVFDEYDAGRPDVMFVIQRVLEVEGKLTLLDQNKVIRPHPYFRLFSTTNTIGLGDTTGLYHGTQQINQGQMDRWNIVATLNYLPHDAEVEIVLAKAPSYAKTKEGREEISRMVQLADLTRAGFMGGDISTVMSPRTVITWAENALIFKDRAYAFRVTFLNKCDELERPVVAEYYQRCFGEELPESAAKRVGPA is encoded by the coding sequence ATGCCCACGCCCGCCGCCGACTCCGCGCCCGCCCGCAGCCTGCAAGCGCCCGATATCAAGTTGTCGGTGCGCCAAGTGTTCGGTATCGACACCGACATGGAAGTGCCGGCCTTTTCCACGCGCGAGGATCATGTGCCCGATCTCGACGAGGCCTATCGGTTCGATCGCGATACGACCATGGCGATTCTCGCCGGGTTTGCCTTCAACCGGCGTGTCATGATCCAGGGCTACCATGGCACCGGCAAATCGACCCACATCGAGCAGGTGGCGGCACGCCTCAACTGGCCGTGCGTGCGCGTCAACCTCGACAGCCATATCAGCCGCATCGACCTAATCGGCAAGGACGCCATCGTGCTGCGCGACGGCCAGCAGGTAACCGAGTTCCGCGAGGGCATCCTGCCTTGGGCGCTCAGCAACCCAACCGCGTTGGTGTTCGACGAATACGATGCCGGCCGCCCCGACGTCATGTTCGTGATTCAGCGCGTGCTCGAAGTCGAGGGCAAACTGACGTTGCTTGATCAGAATAAGGTGATTCGCCCGCACCCGTACTTCCGGCTCTTCAGCACCACCAACACCATCGGGCTCGGCGACACCACCGGCCTCTATCACGGCACCCAGCAGATCAACCAAGGGCAGATGGATCGCTGGAACATTGTCGCCACTCTCAACTACCTGCCGCACGACGCGGAGGTGGAGATCGTGCTCGCCAAGGCACCCTCTTACGCCAAGACCAAGGAGGGCCGCGAGGAAATCTCGCGCATGGTCCAGCTCGCTGATCTCACCCGCGCCGGGTTCATGGGCGGCGATATCTCGACCGTCATGTCGCCGCGCACGGTCATCACCTGGGCCGAGAACGCGCTTATCTTCAAAGATCGGGCTTACGCCTTTCGGGTCACGTTCCTCAACAAATGCGACGAACTCGAACGCCCGGTGGTGGCCGAGTATTACCAGCGCTGCTTCGGCGAGGAACTTCCGGAATCCGCCGCCAAGCGCGTAGGCCCGGCCTGA
- a CDS encoding J domain-containing protein: MLQSKQTRGKTDAKGRALHPARNAGHARPCSWPGCSEEGKFRAPKSRENLAVYHWFCLDHVKAYNMSWNYYAGMSEAEVEADLRHDTVWQRPSWRWGTGNGPSEDMLREAIRMHAFGPEFAEADAAPPYRRRGGVETETDKAMAVLGLKPPLTKSALKTRYKELAKRHHPDVARNDEASADRIREINHAYKVLMDGLTV; the protein is encoded by the coding sequence ATGCTCCAGTCGAAGCAAACCCGAGGGAAAACGGATGCCAAGGGCCGCGCGCTGCACCCCGCACGGAACGCTGGCCACGCGCGCCCTTGTTCCTGGCCGGGCTGCTCCGAAGAGGGCAAATTCCGCGCGCCCAAGTCCCGCGAAAACCTCGCCGTTTACCACTGGTTCTGCCTTGACCACGTCAAGGCCTACAACATGTCCTGGAACTACTATGCCGGCATGAGCGAGGCGGAGGTCGAGGCCGATCTGCGCCACGACACGGTTTGGCAACGCCCGTCTTGGCGCTGGGGTACCGGCAACGGGCCGAGCGAGGACATGCTGCGCGAAGCGATCCGTATGCATGCATTCGGCCCCGAATTCGCCGAAGCCGATGCCGCGCCGCCCTACCGCCGCCGCGGCGGGGTCGAAACCGAAACCGATAAGGCGATGGCCGTGCTGGGTCTGAAGCCTCCGTTGACGAAAAGCGCGCTCAAGACCCGCTACAAGGAACTGGCCAAGCGCCATCACCCCGACGTCGCCCGCAATGATGAGGCGTCAGCCGACAGGATCCGCGAGATCAACCACGCCTATAAGGTCCTGATGGACGGTCTGACGGTCTGA
- a CDS encoding BolA family transcriptional regulator — protein MRVRDAIERNLRESLDPVRLEIEDESHRHAGHAGARPEGETHFRLTVVADAFAGKSRVERQRMVYAALKELMATRIHALSLATLTPAEDR, from the coding sequence ATGCGGGTTCGCGACGCGATCGAACGTAATTTGCGGGAATCACTTGATCCGGTGCGTCTGGAGATCGAGGACGAATCGCATCGCCATGCCGGGCACGCCGGCGCGCGACCCGAGGGCGAGACCCATTTCCGCCTGACGGTGGTTGCCGATGCCTTCGCCGGCAAATCCCGCGTCGAGCGCCAGCGTATGGTCTACGCGGCGCTCAAGGAGCTTATGGCAACCCGCATCCACGCGCTCTCGCTTGCCACGCTGACGCCGGCCGAAGACCGGTAA
- a CDS encoding DUF2889 domain-containing protein — protein sequence MPLSKPVRRQHLHTREIVCRGYKRDDGLWDIEAGLTDTKTYAFDNIDRGVISAGEPLHGMFIRLTVDDSLTMMDIETVSDLTPFAVCPAAASAYASLKGLRMGRGWREAVRERVGGVKGCTHLTDLLVGPLLTATIHTVNAAREKLSHAGTDGKTRPPLLETCQAFATSSPVVKRRWPAFYTGD from the coding sequence ATGCCGCTCTCGAAACCGGTTCGCCGCCAGCACCTGCACACGCGCGAGATCGTCTGCCGCGGCTACAAGCGCGACGACGGTTTGTGGGACATCGAAGCAGGTTTGACCGACACCAAGACGTATGCGTTCGACAACATCGACCGTGGCGTCATCAGCGCGGGCGAGCCGCTGCACGGCATGTTCATACGCCTCACGGTCGATGACTCGCTAACCATGATGGATATCGAAACGGTGAGCGATCTCACGCCCTTCGCCGTATGCCCCGCTGCCGCATCCGCCTATGCGTCGCTCAAGGGCCTGCGCATGGGGCGCGGCTGGCGCGAAGCAGTGCGCGAGCGCGTTGGGGGAGTCAAAGGCTGTACCCATCTGACCGACCTGCTGGTAGGGCCGCTGCTGACGGCAACAATCCATACTGTCAACGCCGCGCGCGAAAAACTGAGCCACGCCGGAACCGACGGGAAAACCCGCCCGCCGCTTCTCGAAACTTGCCAGGCTTTCGCGACCTCGAGTCCGGTGGTCAAACGGCGCTGGCCGGCGTTCTACACCGGTGACTGA